Genomic DNA from Peribacillus simplex:
CCAACGCAACCTTTTTTTCCAGTTTTGACGTTGGTGTTGGAGTTAGCGCATTTGTATTAGGAATTTTAGCTGAATGGATCAGTTTAGCGATGATCTTCAGGTTTGTTAGTCTAAGTTTTATTGTTGTTGCGGTTTTAGTCTATAAGGATTATATAAATGAAAAGTATGGCATGAATAAATCGATCTAAAACAAATCCACCTCTATTTTAATAGAGGTGGATTTGTTTGCTGGAATTATAATACCAATACGGCTATAACTGGAATATATCTAGTTCTACTCGTACTCCTATAAGGGATGTATAAAAAAAGCAGCTAATGACCTAGTCAGCAGGACAAGTGTTAAAAATCAACGATTCCTTTTTTATTTGACCGGTTTTACAGTAATTTTCTTGCCAGTAGAGGTGCTTTCATTTACGAATCTCAAGCTTCGAAGCTCATATCAAATTTCCCAGGTGCGAAGTTTAAGTTATAATAGTAAAAAACATCCGTCTATATAAGATGGATGATGTAAGCTTCTTGATTGAAATACATATAAAGGATTGGTGAATAAGAATGGCAATAGTTGATGTAACGGTTATTCCTGTCGGTACACAAACTCCAAGTGTTAGCAGTTATGTGGCAGATATTCAAAGAGTATTAAAGCAATATGAAAATAAGGGAGAAATCCGTTTTCAACTGACTCCCATGAATACAATCATTGAAGGCGAGCTGCCTAAATTGTTTGAAGTGATCCAAGCGATGCACGAAGTGCCGTTTGAAAAAGGTCTTGCTAGAGTTTGTACGAATATCCGAATCGATGACCGTCGTGATAAAGAACGCAGGATGGAAGACAAAGTAAAGCGAGTGAATGGCATGCTTGAGGAATAGTGAATTGTATGAAAGGGCATAAGGTCAAGATAATAGTTCATAGCTGTTTGGAACCAGAGGAATCCTTAAGAGACTTCATGCGGATACTTTCTCAGTGTAGTGAGCAATTATACAAACACCTCGATTTTCGTCAATATATTGCTGTTTTCGGAGATATATCCTGAATCGCGTCGATATATTGTGTTTTTCGGAGATATATCTTGAATTTCGTCGAGATATCGCTGTTCTTCTGGGATATATCCCGAGTTTCGTTGATGATTTTCAATTAAAGTCAATGTATTAATAGCTTTAAAGCCTTGGTATTACTGATTCCTCAGTTCCCAAGGCTTTTTTATCATTATTTAATGAAAGGGAGCTAACTAACTGGCCGCATTTCATACATTTCCATATTATATCTTGCATAGGAGATTAGGTATTGATATAAATAGGGCGCCAAAAAAGATATAAACAGTTGTCTAGATAATTTATAAACGTTCGCCATAAAGCTCTTTTTCTTCATTTGGATGAAAAAGAGTGAATCCTTTTGAACAATACACAAACCTTCTATCTATCTCGAATCCAGCCTTATTCAAAATTTCAACTGTCCCATGTGAACCAGTCCCAGCATACCCGCAACTACAACCAGATAGGTGTAGCTCATTTCCTTTTTTGTCTATAAGGATGAGATCGCTATCGAGCAAAATATTATCTTTATTCATTTCTTTAGTAATTTTAGCAATTTTAAAACGATCAAAATGATCTTTAACTGCTTCGAATAATGCAATACTTTTATTGGTAATACCGCGGTCTTCGCCGTAATCTTTTATGACGAATACTTCCCGCTCATATGATTTCTTATATAGATGGTACTTTTGGTAAGTGACGTCATTAATTTTATAAATTAGTGGACTATCACTATCCATTTTTTGATTAAACATTGCACCCCTCCTAAATAGTTAGTTTATTAAGTTTATTAGGAGAAAAAGAGATTAGTACTAAGAATCTGATATGAGGCAAAGTTTTTTCATTTTTAATTTTCGTTATGGAATTAATAGGAATGATCATGATGTCTAGAAGGGTGTGAATGGGGCTGTAATTTTCATGATAATTTCAACTATAGCAGTAATATTTACAGAGATAAAATTAGTTTCCTCAAATGAATGATAAGGGCAAGAAGAAATCTAGACCCATTCTACTTCTCTCGTTGTCATAAGCCAAAGCTCCTGGCGGGGGGCTTTTTTACTTGTATAAAAAGCAAAGCATATATGGAGGTGACAGATTCGAAAAACAAAAAAGCAAGATTTATTAAAGTTTTCCTTGTTGCCACACTGCTAAGTGCGTAGTCGCTTTCAAACTCATAAGCGGTCCTGTGTTGCGGTCATTCTAATTTCAGCAGTCGGTTTAAAGTTAGCAGTTTAATTGTATACAGTAAAACAGAAAATAAATAATATCCCTTAGTAAACAAAAAGATATTTGGGTATAGAGGAATCAATATGGCCAGTTTGCTTGGTATAAAAAAGTTATCGCAAGTAATGGTCAGGAATTAGACTGCAAATAATTAGTAAGAAGGCCAATTCATTAAGTCTTACATGTAGATTTGATGAATTGGCCCTTTTTGGGTTTAAAAGAATATTAATATCTTTCAAGTGGATGATAGTCTCTTCCTTGTCTGTACAAAACAATATGTCTATTTACCTTTACTGGTTAATGGTAGGATTGAATGTCTCAATAAACCGTTTAGCACTTTTCGATAGGTAACGGTCTTTCAGCCAAACCACAGCAGATTTTGATTCAAGGATGAAGTCTTCTATTTCTATTATTTTTAACCCGTTGAGCGGATAAGACAGCAAAGCTGATTCTGGCAGTAAAGTTGCTCCTACTCCTTCCCTTACAAGAAATAAAAGTATGGCTGCATCTGGACACTCACAAATAATATTGAGCTCAAACCCGCGTTTTTTATATTCATCCACAACTAGTTCATATAATCCTGCGCCGCTTGTCTGCTGCAGCAGCATAAGGGGAATCTCTAAAGTATCCTTCATTTTCATTGTTTTTGGCAATTCCCATTCACTCGGCATGACTAATACAAACTTATCTGTGGGCAAAGGAAGAAAAGAAAAATCGCTCATATCGATAGGAAGGCGTACTAAAGCAAAATCAATTTCTCTGTTCCGTAGATATTGAGCTAAAAGAAAAGAATCTCCTGACTTTATATTGAATGTCACAAGAGGATACTCTTTACGAAAGAATCGAAGCCTTTCAGGGATATAAGAAAAGCATGTTTTTACAGTGCCGATTGATAGTGACCCTATGAGTCCGTCATCCACTTCTTTTACTTCTATCTCGGTTTCGCTATACGATCGCGAATGATTATGCCATTCGTGACTATTTGGAGAATTATTATCGCCCTAATTTGAAAGTGAAAAATCGAGATACATGTACACCAATTGGACCATGGCTTGTCGATAAAGAGGATATTGCAGATCCAATGAACCTGAAGCTACGTACGTTTGTAAACGGCAAGCTGGCACAGGAAGGTACGACTCGCGACATGATTTTTGATATCCAAGCACTTATTGAATATTTAAGCAGCTTTATGACGTTAAATGAAGAAGACATTATTTTAACCGGCACACCGGAAGGGCTTGTTGATACAGCTGTTGGCGATGAAGTTGTGACGGAAATTGAAGGAATCGGACGGCTTGTTAATACGATTGCTGGCGATAACATTTTTTTAGGAAAGGAAAATGAGAAAGCCGTTATTGATCGGTGAAAGGGATGAAAACATGCCACATATTATTGTTGAATATACCGATAACTTAAGAAAAGAAGCAGACATTCCCAATTTACTCAAAGAATTAAATAGTGTTTTGATTAGCCGTAGCGATATTTTTCCGACTGGAGGGATCCGTTCAAGAGCTTTTGAACTTAAGGATTATCGAATAGCAGACGGTGCAGAAAACGATGCATTTGTTCATACGATTTTGAAAATCGGATCGGGTCGGTCGGATTTGGATAAGAAAGGGGTCTGTGACGAACTATTCGAGGTAATCAAGGGGCACTTTACCGACCTGTTTGCCCGACGTTACCTGGCTTTGTCCATGGAGCTGATTGAATTTATTGAGGCTGGCACTTATAAGCACAACAATATCCATAAGCGTTTCAGAAATAGTTAGGTGCAAATACGAAAATTACTCGTATATTTTCGTGTATTGACTATTAAAGGGCAGGTTATCTCATGA
This window encodes:
- a CDS encoding MTH1187 family thiamine-binding protein; its protein translation is MAIVDVTVIPVGTQTPSVSSYVADIQRVLKQYENKGEIRFQLTPMNTIIEGELPKLFEVIQAMHEVPFEKGLARVCTNIRIDDRRDKERRMEDKVKRVNGMLEE
- a CDS encoding LysR family transcriptional regulator substrate-binding protein, with product MDDGLIGSLSIGTVKTCFSYIPERLRFFRKEYPLVTFNIKSGDSFLLAQYLRNREIDFALVRLPIDMSDFSFLPLPTDKFVLVMPSEWELPKTMKMKDTLEIPLMLLQQTSGAGLYELVVDEYKKRGFELNIICECPDAAILLFLVREGVGATLLPESALLSYPLNGLKIIEIEDFILESKSAVVWLKDRYLSKSAKRFIETFNPTINQ
- a CDS encoding 5-carboxymethyl-2-hydroxymuconate Delta-isomerase → MPHIIVEYTDNLRKEADIPNLLKELNSVLISRSDIFPTGGIRSRAFELKDYRIADGAENDAFVHTILKIGSGRSDLDKKGVCDELFEVIKGHFTDLFARRYLALSMELIEFIEAGTYKHNNIHKRFRNS